In one window of Kitasatospora sp. MMS16-BH015 DNA:
- the rsmH gene encoding 16S rRNA (cytosine(1402)-N(4))-methyltransferase RsmH, which produces MSTEDPAVTGEDPAGKHVSVMLQRCVDALAPAISAPGAVVVDCTLGLGGHSEALLTQFPEVRLIATDRDPSALRLAGQRLARFGDRATLVHAVYDELPQVLAGLGIDKVQGILFDLGVSSMQLDEAERGFAYAQDAPLDMRMDQTRGQTAADVLNTYSHGELARILKFYGEERFAGKIASVILREREKEPFTNSARLVELVRNAIPAATRRTGGNPAKRTFQALRIEVNGELEVLDRAIPAALDVLAVGGRIAVMSFQSLEDRLVKQHFAAAATSTAPPGLPIVPEEHQPWLKLLTRGAELPTEEEIEENRRAASVRLRVAERIRDRSTSRG; this is translated from the coding sequence ATGAGCACCGAAGACCCGGCCGTGACCGGCGAAGACCCGGCCGGCAAGCACGTCTCGGTGATGCTCCAGCGCTGCGTGGACGCGCTGGCCCCCGCGATCTCCGCGCCCGGCGCGGTGGTGGTCGACTGCACGCTGGGCCTCGGCGGCCACAGCGAGGCGCTGCTCACCCAGTTCCCCGAGGTCCGGCTGATCGCCACCGACCGCGACCCCTCGGCGCTGCGCCTGGCCGGTCAGCGGCTGGCCCGGTTCGGCGACCGCGCCACCCTGGTGCACGCCGTCTACGACGAGCTGCCGCAGGTGCTGGCCGGTCTTGGCATCGACAAGGTGCAGGGCATCCTCTTCGACCTCGGCGTCTCCTCCATGCAGCTGGACGAGGCCGAGCGCGGCTTCGCCTACGCGCAGGACGCGCCGCTGGACATGCGGATGGACCAGACCCGGGGCCAGACCGCCGCCGACGTGCTCAACACCTACAGCCACGGCGAGCTGGCCCGGATCCTCAAGTTCTACGGCGAGGAGCGGTTCGCCGGGAAGATCGCCTCGGTGATCCTGCGCGAGCGCGAGAAGGAACCGTTCACCAACAGCGCGCGTCTGGTCGAGTTGGTCCGTAACGCCATCCCGGCCGCCACCCGGCGGACCGGCGGCAACCCGGCCAAGCGGACCTTCCAGGCGCTGCGGATCGAGGTCAACGGCGAGCTGGAGGTGCTGGACCGGGCCATCCCGGCCGCCCTGGACGTGCTGGCCGTCGGCGGCCGGATCGCCGTGATGTCCTTCCAGTCCCTGGAGGACCGCCTGGTGAAGCAGCACTTCGCCGCGGCGGCCACCAGCACCGCCCCGCCCGGGCTGCCGATCGTGCCGGAGGAGCACCAGCCCTGGCTCAAGCTGCTCACCCGGGGCGCGGAGCTGCCCACCGAGGAGGAGATCGAGGAGAACCGGCGCGCCGCGTCCGTGCGGCTGCGCGTGGCGGAGAGGATCAGGGACCGGAGCACCTCCCGGGGCTGA
- a CDS encoding septum formation initiator family protein has protein sequence MPVVGGRTRERGALPGQGGRARLNVRIGVRPARGRVPFVVLVVALLSGGLLGLLALNTALNEGTFELSRLQKQTTELTDQQQTLQKQIDQGSAPDALERRARELGMVPGGDPAFLGEDGKVLGKPGQAKDDPAVPRSGNELWGKPTAAPSAPAAPSAAPSTAPSPTASDGTGVQINTAPPATTGGTAR, from the coding sequence GTGCCGGTGGTCGGCGGGAGGACCCGGGAGCGCGGAGCGCTGCCCGGGCAGGGGGGCCGGGCCCGGCTCAACGTACGGATCGGGGTGCGGCCGGCGCGGGGGCGGGTGCCGTTCGTGGTGCTCGTGGTCGCCCTGCTCTCCGGCGGTCTGTTGGGCCTGCTGGCCCTCAACACCGCCCTCAACGAGGGCACCTTCGAGCTCTCCCGGCTGCAGAAGCAGACCACCGAGCTGACGGACCAGCAGCAGACCCTCCAGAAGCAGATCGACCAGGGCTCGGCCCCCGACGCCCTGGAGCGCCGCGCCCGCGAACTCGGCATGGTCCCCGGCGGCGACCCCGCCTTCCTCGGTGAGGACGGCAAGGTCCTCGGCAAGCCCGGCCAGGCCAAGGACGACCCCGCCGTCCCCCGCTCCGGCAACGAACTCTGGGGCAAGCCCACCGCCGCGCCGTCGGCCCCGGCGGCACCTTCTGCAGCGCCGAGCACCGCCCCGAGCCCGACGGCCTCGGACGGCACCGGCGTCCAGATCAACACGGCCCCGCCGGCGACCACAGGGGGTACGGCGCGATGA